A region of the Romeriopsis navalis LEGE 11480 genome:
CTGAAAATCAAATTGGGTCAGGGTGAGCCACTGACTCTCAGCCGCATCCAAATGACGTGTATCCCAAGCAACTTGTAAGTGATCGCCTCTAAACCAAGACCAATGCAAACGAGAATTACCGATCGCTAAAGCTAGCCAATCAGCGGTGGAGTCTGTGATCACCATCAGCATTCACACTTCCAGTACAAGCATTTTTCTGTCTGCAACGGCATCTTAAAGTATTCACGCTAAACGCTAGCCCCATTCGACCGCCACTTGATTCATCAGCCATGATAGAGCGGACAATTACTTGGTCACTTCATCACATTTGACCTTGTGTCTGATGTCAACGATTGCCGTCATTCCAATATATCTTCTACCGAAAGGTGGCGTGGTTTGGTATGATCACCGTTTGTTCCATTGCACCCAACGACCTATGCCGTTACCTGTTGTCGCGATTATTGGCCGACCGAATGTCGGTAAATCCGCTATCGTCAACCGTTTGGCGAAGGTGCAGGAGGCGATCGTCTACGATCAGCCGGGGGTCACTCGGGATCGCACTTATAAGCCCGCGTTCTGGAGCGATCGTGACTTTATGATCGTTGATACCGGCGGTTTGGTGTTTGATGATGAAACGGAATTTTTGCCCCTGATTCGGGAGCAGGCGATGATGGCGCTGTCCGAAGCCTGTGCGGCGATCTTTGTAGTGGATGGACAGGAAGGATTGACTGAGGCCGATCGCGTACTTTCCGACTGGTTGCATCGCCAGCATGTGCCGGTTGTCCTTGCTGTAAACAAATGCGAGTCACTGACTCAAGGGTATTCCCAGGTATCGGAATTTTATGAATTGGGTTGGGATACCCATGCCGTCTCAGGAATTCACGGTAATGGCTTAGCAGAAGCACTAGATGATGTGCTGTCTCACTTCCCCGAGAAAGACGAGGAAGTCGAAGAAGAGGAAATCCGTGTGGCGATCATTGGTCGGCCAAATGTCGGTAAGTCCAGCTTGTTGAATGCGATCGCCGGGGAAAACCGTTCGATTGTCAGCCCGATTTCCGGCACCACCCGCGACGCGATCGACTTGAAGGTAGAGCGCAACGGGATCAAGTATCGCCTGGTCGATACCGCTGGGATTCGGAAGAAGAAATACGTGCAGTATGGGCCGGAGTTCTTCGGGATCAACCGGGCATTTAAGGCAATCGATCGCGCTGATGTGGTGCTGCTGGTGATTGATGCGGTGGAAGGTGTCACTGACCAGGACCAAAAGCTCGCAGGCCGGATTCTCGAAGAAGGGCGGGCTTGTATCGTTGTGATGAACAAGTGGGACGCGATCGAGGAAAAAGACACCTACACCATGTTGGAACACATGAAGCAGGTGAAGGCACGGCTCCACTTTACCGAATGGGCGGATGTGGTGTTTACCAGCGCCGTTTCGGGCCAACGGGTTGAGAAGATTTTTGACATGATTGCACCGGCGGCCGAGCAACATCGTCGCCGGGTCAGTACATCAGTGATTAACGAAATTCTCGAAGATGCCGTCAGTTGGCATACACCACCAACCATGAAAGGGGGAAAGCAGGGACGAATTTACTACGGCACCCAGGTTTCCTCACGGCCACCCTCGATCGCCTTGTTTGTGAATAGTCCCGATCGATTTGGCGACACCTATCGACGCTACATTGAGCGCAAGATTCGCGAGTCCTTGGGCTTCCAAGGCACACCGATTCGCATTTTCTGGCGCGGTAAGAAAACACGTGAGCTGGATCGCGGCGCGAACAAAGCCATTAAGGTCAAAAGCTAAGCCGAACTGGCAACAAGAAGTTGAAAAATTGAAAAGATACTTCCATTTCCCCACTGATTTCGCTAGGGTAAAACAAGTGAATTGGTTGGGGAATTTTGCGTGGCTGAACGTCTTATCCGCACGATCGTACTTTATCTCGTATTAACGGGTGTATTTCGGGTTTTAGAGAAGTATTGTGCCAGTATCCCAGAACAGAAGCGATGGCGACGGGATTCCTGGCTAGACACGATTTACTGGTTCGTCACACCGATGATTAGCCAGATTGCCAGCATTCTATGTATCGGGCTGGTGGTGTTGCCGATTTATCTCATTTTGGGCCGATCGATCGACTGGCAAAGTGTGACGACGGGATATGGGCCGATCGCCCAGGTGCCGCTGTGGATTCAGGGGATTATCGCCGTGGTCATTGGTGACTTTATTGGCTACTGGACCCATCGGTTGCACCATACGCGCCATCTCTGGGATGTACATGCGGTCCACCACAGTTCGGCGACGATGGATTGGCTGTCAGCGGTGCGGGTACATCCAATTAATGACGTGATTAGCCGCGTGTTTCAGGCGACACCAGTACTGCTGTTGGGCTTTTCACCGTTAGCAGTGGAGATGTATGTGCCGTTTTTGTCGGCTTATGTCGCGCTGATTCATGCGAATGTGCGGTGGAACTATGGGCCGATCGGCTACCTGTTTGCCAGTCCCGCGTTTCATCGGTGGCACCATACGGTCGAGAAGGAAGGCGAAGGGAAAAATTTTGCGGGCATCTTTGCGATTTTCGATTGGGTGTTTGGCACATTTTATTTGCCGAAGCAGCAGCCCCACAGTTTTGGCTTAATCGATCAACCGATGACGGAGAGCTTTATCGGCCAGATGATTTATCCAGTTCGAAATTGGCTACCACGAAAGAAGAAGCGGGGTATGGGCTAAACGCGCCCCAAATCTTGCTGGGACATTTACGCTAAACCCCTAGGCAGAGGCAAGGAAGGCATCAATGTCTCGGAAAGATCTGTTTCATGAGCTAGTGAAACAAGCATTGAGTCAAGCGGGATGGACGATTACGGCTGATCCGCTATATCTGAGTGTTGGCAACTTAAATATTCAAATCGATTTAGCCGCAGAACCATTAATCGCAGCAGTCAAAGCTGATCAAAAAATTGCCGTCGAAGTCAAGAGTTTTATTAGTGCCTCAAAAATCACTGACTTTTACGGTTCTCTGGGGCAATATCTCACGTATCAAGTTGCACTCAGGCTGAAAGAACCCGATCGACAGCTATATTTGGCAGTTCCCAACCTGGTTTACTACTCTCTATTTCAAGAAGTGCTTGTCCGCGAAGTCTTACAAACACATCCAGTCAAGCTGATAATTTATGATAAGACCACTCAGGAGATTCAGTCATGGATAAACTAGGTCACTACCGCCAATGCCTTCAGGCGTTTTTAACCCAGTATGCAAAATATGGGGCACAAACAGCGGATATGGAAACTCAACTGATTTTTGATACCGCCAATGACCACTACCTACTGATACGCACTGGCTGGGAAAAAGTACACCGGGTTCATGCTTGTATTTTTCATTTCGATATC
Encoded here:
- a CDS encoding element excision factor XisH family protein, which translates into the protein MSRKDLFHELVKQALSQAGWTITADPLYLSVGNLNIQIDLAAEPLIAAVKADQKIAVEVKSFISASKITDFYGSLGQYLTYQVALRLKEPDRQLYLAVPNLVYYSLFQEVLVREVLQTHPVKLIIYDKTTQEIQSWIN
- the der gene encoding ribosome biogenesis GTPase Der, which produces MPLPVVAIIGRPNVGKSAIVNRLAKVQEAIVYDQPGVTRDRTYKPAFWSDRDFMIVDTGGLVFDDETEFLPLIREQAMMALSEACAAIFVVDGQEGLTEADRVLSDWLHRQHVPVVLAVNKCESLTQGYSQVSEFYELGWDTHAVSGIHGNGLAEALDDVLSHFPEKDEEVEEEEIRVAIIGRPNVGKSSLLNAIAGENRSIVSPISGTTRDAIDLKVERNGIKYRLVDTAGIRKKKYVQYGPEFFGINRAFKAIDRADVVLLVIDAVEGVTDQDQKLAGRILEEGRACIVVMNKWDAIEEKDTYTMLEHMKQVKARLHFTEWADVVFTSAVSGQRVEKIFDMIAPAAEQHRRRVSTSVINEILEDAVSWHTPPTMKGGKQGRIYYGTQVSSRPPSIALFVNSPDRFGDTYRRYIERKIRESLGFQGTPIRIFWRGKKTRELDRGANKAIKVKS
- a CDS encoding XisI protein: MDKLGHYRQCLQAFLTQYAKYGAQTADMETQLIFDTANDHYLLIRTGWEKVHRVHACIFHFDIKGDKIWVQENNTDIEVDKELEALGISKHELVIGFHHPSMREYSEYAAS
- a CDS encoding sterol desaturase family protein, with protein sequence MAERLIRTIVLYLVLTGVFRVLEKYCASIPEQKRWRRDSWLDTIYWFVTPMISQIASILCIGLVVLPIYLILGRSIDWQSVTTGYGPIAQVPLWIQGIIAVVIGDFIGYWTHRLHHTRHLWDVHAVHHSSATMDWLSAVRVHPINDVISRVFQATPVLLLGFSPLAVEMYVPFLSAYVALIHANVRWNYGPIGYLFASPAFHRWHHTVEKEGEGKNFAGIFAIFDWVFGTFYLPKQQPHSFGLIDQPMTESFIGQMIYPVRNWLPRKKKRGMG